Proteins encoded within one genomic window of Oryza brachyantha chromosome 7, ObraRS2, whole genome shotgun sequence:
- the LOC102714574 gene encoding homeobox protein Hox-A4 — MISMDQGKKDQAMATSVPEPQPRADAGGDDFEFCVVSSGGLVAAGAADMCVADEVFSQGKLLPLRPSAAAAGDVAGLGLLPRSESVASTVGFGSRSDSRSASSSGSSSGCVSRSQSAKSASSDHSAVLPPPPPPPPRRSLSSSLFYAHPSPSPQLRTRPRRSTGSAPPPATAWGIFRLGVVGAPDVYPPRPAESKNAAAAARVGTSRSARFEPPSAAAAAADRKPAMVGLFGDSFGCKCSPDVVVEPVTLPEAAKRTAKTKVGVKKGRSVRRSRILDWLEELTITKEKKK, encoded by the coding sequence ATGATCTCCATGGACCAAGGGAAGAAGGATCAAGCCATGGCCACCTCAGTGCCAGAGCCCCAGCCCCGCGCCGACGCCGGTGGCGACGATTTCGAGTTCTGCGTCGTGTCTTCCGGTGGGCTTGTGGCGGCTGGCGCCGCCGACATGTGCGTGGCCGACGAGGTGTTCTCCCAGGGCAAGCTGCTCCCCCTccggccgtcggcggcggcggctggcgacgtgGCGGGGCTTGGTCTTCTGCCGCGGTCGGAGTCGGTCGCGTCCACCGTCGGGTTCGGCTCGCGGTCGGACAGCCGCAGCGCGAGCTCCAGCGGGAGCAGCAGCGGGTGCGTCAGCCGGAGCCAGTCGGCCAAGAGCGCCTCCTCCGACCACTCTGCCgtccttccgccgccgccgccgccgccgccaaggcgGTCTCTGTCGAGCAGCCTATTCTACGCGCACCCGAGCCCGTCGCCGCAGCTGCGCACGAGGCCGCGCCGCAGCACCGGGTCGGCTCcaccgcccgccaccgcgtgGGGCATCTTccgcctcggcgtcgtcggcgcccCGGACGTGTACCCGCCGCGGCCCGCCGAGTCCAAGaacgccgccgctgcggcgaGAGTCGGCACCAGCAGGAGTGCAAGGTTCGagccgccgagcgccgccgccgccgccgccgacaggAAGCCCGCGATGGTGGGCCTCTTCGGCGACAGCTTCGGATGCAAGTGCTCGCCCGACGTCGTGGTAGAGCCCGTCACCTtgccggaggcggcgaagaggaCGGCCAAGACCAAGGTCGGAGTCAAGAAAGGTCGCAGCGTTCGTCGCAGCAGGATCCTGGACTGGCTCGAGGAGCTAACAATCaccaaggaaaaaaagaagtaa